From the Clarias gariepinus isolate MV-2021 ecotype Netherlands chromosome 3, CGAR_prim_01v2, whole genome shotgun sequence genome, one window contains:
- the mettl21a gene encoding protein N-lysine methyltransferase METTL21A → MALVPYDENILPSLVKLHAASSDFRFAERSIRLAQDWRGGGVAAVVWDAAVVMCMYLELGHVKLKNRTAIELGAGTGLVGIVAALLGADVTITDRSPALKFLEANVKENIPSDLQEAVRVSELTWGESLERFASGGYDLVLGADIVYLEETFSALLQTLEHLSSENTEVLLACRIRYERDERFLSMLGNRFSVQEVYYDSERDVHIYSAVKKKTKPEL, encoded by the exons ATGGCGCTGGTTCCGTACGATGAAAACATCCTGCCGTCTCTGGTCAAACTGCACGCGGCTTCCTCTGACTTCCGGTTCGCTGAGCGCAGCATCCGATTGGCTCAGGACTGGAGAGGAGGGGGCGTGGCCGCGGTCGTGTGGGACGCG GCAGTGGTGATGTGCATGTACCTCGAGCTTGGCCACGTGAAGCTGAAGAACAGAACCGCCATCGAGCTCGGAGCTGGTACCGGGCTGGTGGGCATCGTCGCCGCACTGCTTG GAGCTGACGTAACGATCACCGACCGGAGTCCGGCTCTGAAGTTCTTGGAGGCTAACGTGAAGGAGAACATTCCTTCAGACCTGCAGGAGGCAGTGCGGGTTTCCGAGCTCACGTGGGGAGAAAGTTTAGAGCGCTTTGCCTCCGGCGGTTATGACCTCGTCCTGGGAGCAGACATCGTCTACCTGGAGGAGACATTCTCCGCACTGCTGCAAACCCTGGAGCACTTGAGCTCTGAGAACACGGAGGTCCTGCTGGCGTGCCGTATACGTTACGAGCGAGACGAGCGCTTCCTGAGCATGTTGGGAAATCGGTTTTCGGTGCAGGAGGTTTACTACGATTCAGAGAGGGACGTTCACATCTACAGCGCGgtgaagaagaagacaaagcctGAACTCTGA